AGAATTAATCTCTAGTCTTTTAGGAAAAAGAACTATTAAGATTCAAAACAAAAGTTTTAAAGCTTTAAAGCTTGATTCTAGCAATATTTCAGAAAATAGAATAGCTAGAGAATTACTTACAGCAGAGGAAGTTATGAGGTATTCTGATAAACATAATTTAATATTCTTCAAAGGGAATCCTACTTATAGAGGATTAAAAATAACATATTATAATAATCCTCATTTTATTGATAAAGCAAAAATTAAATCAAATTAAATTTAAGGAGAAAAAATTAATGGAACAACAAAAAAAGACACAAAGAAGAAAAAAAACATTATCTTCTTTTTCAGAAAGTGAAGAAAAATTACTAGAAAGACTTAAAAGAATGAAAGAAGAAAAAAAGAAATACATTTCAAAAATGTTTGAAACTATTTTTACAGAAATTTTAAATAATGATGAATTACTTGAGATTTTAGATGAAAATAAGGATAATAAAAACTTTCAAGAAAAATTATCAAATGTTTTAAAAGATGAAATAGAAAAATGTCATTATAATAACAACCAAATAATAGAAGAGCAGGATTTAAATGAATAGTATTACATCAAAAAAAAATATATATAGCGATAGAATTATTGCTATATTAAAAACTTCTCTAGGAGTACAAATAAATAAATATTTTGAAGATGAAGATATAACAGAAATTATGCTTAATGATGATAAAACCGTTTGGGTAGATTCATTAACAAAGGGAATGTATAACACAGGAATAATTCTTGAGAGTTTAGATTCTATGAAAATAATAAATACAATAGCTACATTTGCAGAAGCTAAAGTAGATAAAGAAAATGCAACTATATCTGCCGAATTACCAGATACAGGTTTTAGATTTGAAGCGGTTATTCCACCTAATGTTGATAATCCTATCTTTTCAATCAGAAAAAAATCTATATTAATTTATACTTTAGATGATTATGTCAAAATGGGATCATTAACACAAGAACAAAAAGAAAAAATAGGAAATGCTATTTTAAATTACAAAAATATACTAATCGTAGGAGGAACTGGAACAGGAAAAACAACTTTTGCAAATGCTTGCATTGGAGCTATTCCTAAGACAGATAGATTAGTAATTCTTGAAGATACTAAAGAAATAAGGAGTCTATGTCCGAATAAAGTATGTTTAAAGACTTCTATGTATACTTCTATGGAAAAATTATTTTATTCTACTATGAGATTAAGACCAGATCGAATAATTATAGGAGAAATAAGAGGAGCTACTTCTTTAGATCTTTTAACAGCTTGGAACTCTGGACATTCTGGTGGACTTTCTACAATTCATTCAGACTCAACAGAAGGAGCATTAGAACAGCTTGAACAATATAATCAAAGAAAATCTATAGATAAACAACAACAATTAATAGCAAAAGCAGTAGACATAGTTGTAGTTCTTAAAAGAATTAATGGGAAAAGAAAAATCGTAGAAATAAAAGAAGTCTTAGGATTTGAAAATGGAAAGTATATAACAAGAGAGGTATAGAATGAAAAAAACAGAAAATCTAAAAGTTCCTACGTGTCATACCTTATTGAAACCAGATACAATCATGGGAATAAGTAGAGAAATTTTTATACTAAATGCTGCAATAGGGTTATGTTTTGTTGTTATATTTGAAAGTGTAATGATGTTGTTTTTTTCTTTTATATTGCACAACATAATATATTTTTTTACTAAAAAAGATCCATTAATATTAACTATTTTTTTAAAAAAATACATAAAAGAGAAAGATTATTATCATGAAGGCTAAAGGAGTATAAATGATAAATGAATTTAAAAAAAGAACTAAATTATCTGATGAGATAAATTGGTTAGTTCTTAAAAATAATGGAATAGTCTTAAATAAAAATGGTTCTTATCAAAAAACTTTTAAATATAGAGGATTTGATTTAATTTCATATACTGAAGATCAAATAAAAAACTTGGTAGAAAGATCTAATAACTTAATGAAAAGAATTGAGGAAAATTGGACTATTCATACTGAAGTAAGAAGAAAAAAAGCAAGGGAATATATAGACTCTAACTTCGAGTTTCTTGCAGGACAAATTATAGAAAAAGAGAGGAAAGAGCATTTTATAGGAAATAATGCTGAATATTATATTAATGAGTATTATGTAACACTAACATATCTAGTGCCACGAGATTTAGAAAATAAAATGTCCGAATTTTTTGTTGAAAAGAAATTAGAAGAAATTATAACAGATGAATCTTTAGAGGATTTTAAGAAATCATTCACTAGATTTCTTAATCTCTTTAAAGAAATCTTTCTTGAGGCAGAAGAACTAACACCAGAGGAAACAATATCGTATTTACATTCTTGTGTATCAGAAAAACAATATGATGTTAAAGTTCCACAAATTCCTTTTGCTTTAAATAATTATTTATGTGATAGCCATTTATTAAGAAATCTAACTGAAATCAAATTAGGGAGTACTTATATTAAAGCTATAACACTAATGGACTTACCCAACTTTACACAACCTTGTATATTAGATGAATTAAATAACTTACCTTTTGAGTACAGGTGGGTTACTAGATATAAATTTTTAAGTAAACAACAATCTTTGAAGAAAATAGAAAAAAAATATAGAGCAACTCTTCAAGGAAAGCTTAGCTTTTTTACAAGAGTTCTCAATGAACTTTCTGGACGTGATCCAGAAAGTGGAAAAATCAATTTAGATGCAGTTAGAAAAGCTGATGAAATTGAAGCACAACAAACTTTAACACAAGGAGATTACTTATCACAAGGACTCTATAACTCCACAATATTTTTATCCTCAACTAATAAAAAAGATTTAGAGAAAAAAGTTGAGCACTTAGAAAAAATCTTAGAAAATAAAGGTTTTATTCTTATAAATGAAACAGTAAATTGTAGGGAAGCTTTTTTAGGAGCTATGCCTGGCGATATTTTTCATAATCAAAGAGATTTATTGCTGAATACTTTACAATTTACTCATTTATTCCCTATGACTTCAATTTGGAATGGAGAATATATAAATAAGCATTTAAATGCACCTGCATTGTTATTTACTGAAACGGACAGTACAAATCCATT
This is a stretch of genomic DNA from Cetobacterium ceti. It encodes these proteins:
- the trbB gene encoding P-type conjugative transfer ATPase TrbB, whose amino-acid sequence is MNSITSKKNIYSDRIIAILKTSLGVQINKYFEDEDITEIMLNDDKTVWVDSLTKGMYNTGIILESLDSMKIINTIATFAEAKVDKENATISAELPDTGFRFEAVIPPNVDNPIFSIRKKSILIYTLDDYVKMGSLTQEQKEKIGNAILNYKNILIVGGTGTGKTTFANACIGAIPKTDRLVILEDTKEIRSLCPNKVCLKTSMYTSMEKLFYSTMRLRPDRIIIGEIRGATSLDLLTAWNSGHSGGLSTIHSDSTEGALEQLEQYNQRKSIDKQQQLIAKAVDIVVVLKRINGKRKIVEIKEVLGFENGKYITREV
- a CDS encoding VirB4 family type IV secretion/conjugal transfer ATPase — protein: MINEFKKRTKLSDEINWLVLKNNGIVLNKNGSYQKTFKYRGFDLISYTEDQIKNLVERSNNLMKRIEENWTIHTEVRRKKAREYIDSNFEFLAGQIIEKERKEHFIGNNAEYYINEYYVTLTYLVPRDLENKMSEFFVEKKLEEIITDESLEDFKKSFTRFLNLFKEIFLEAEELTPEETISYLHSCVSEKQYDVKVPQIPFALNNYLCDSHLLRNLTEIKLGSTYIKAITLMDLPNFTQPCILDELNNLPFEYRWVTRYKFLSKQQSLKKIEKKYRATLQGKLSFFTRVLNELSGRDPESGKINLDAVRKADEIEAQQTLTQGDYLSQGLYNSTIFLSSTNKKDLEKKVEHLEKILENKGFILINETVNCREAFLGAMPGDIFHNQRDLLLNTLQFTHLFPMTSIWNGEYINKHLNAPALLFTETDSTNPFLLNLHVGDVGHTAVVGPTGSGKSVFLAMLYTQFMKYDKARVFIFDKGASSKVPTYAHGGRFYDLGVDDTSFQPFRELGKLNEDILSEEEQQKEKIRRNIELEWAFDWVLDIFNAENKSLTPSQKEKIWEALVLVADSDIEYRTLTTFTTFLADPDLKEALNPYLITGPLGKYFDSNNENIKNSNWNVFEMNQILSNKKALVPLLMYLFHKIEIQLNGDPTLLVLDECWAFFDNPVFADKIREWLKVLRRKNTSVVFATQELGDILNSPLFTAVNDACKTKIFLANPNAKTEIYIETYKKFSLNNEEIDLVATATEKRDYLVKIATGYARKFSLAIGKQTLKLVASSRAEELALADEIMTRVSSPDEFTTEFLRILE
- a CDS encoding VirB3 family type IV secretion system protein; this encodes MKKTENLKVPTCHTLLKPDTIMGISREIFILNAAIGLCFVVIFESVMMLFFSFILHNIIYFFTKKDPLILTIFLKKYIKEKDYYHEG